A window from Deltaproteobacteria bacterium encodes these proteins:
- a CDS encoding monovalent cation/H+ antiporter subunit A, whose product MNILFIVLVPLIGAVLPPLAIRLGRRVCAWTTGAVAAVSIGLALSCLASVFDGHPPTVVWPWLPRFGLDIALRMDGLAAMFVLLVSGIGLLVILYARYYLSEKDPMGRLYGQLLLFMSAMLGVALADNLLLLVIFWELTSISSFLLIGYWNHRADARQGARMALIVTGAGGLALLAGLLLLGQMAGTFQISMLLERGDLIRSHPLYTPALILILVGAFTKSAQFPFHFWLPRAMAAPTPISAYLHSATMVKAGVFLLARLYPVLSGTDLWFFLVAGVGLATLLTGAVIALFQHDLKGLLAYSTVSHLGLIVLLFGLDTPLAAVAGVFHIINHATFKASLFMAAGIIDHETGTRDMRRLNGLWKYMPHTAALAMIASAAMAGVPLLNGFLSKEMFFAETLHENLLGPMGWIVPTGAVLAGVFAVAYSARFIHDVFFNGEPRDLPKYPPHEPPRFMKIPVEILAILCLVVGILPVQTMGPFLHLAAASVVGGPLPPYSLAIWHGFNLPLLMSFLALAGGLGLYACRHPLFTFRERMKTVPDAAKYFWSAEGALTRTARVLTRFADDGTLWRPTALLLASAALAMIWPLAGGTITGPVPAQGLDPLTVLGGLILMAGALTTVVWHGHRLAAVVALSVVGLVMSLTFVRFSAPDLALTQLSVEVVTIMLLLLALFFLPQREAPSTPCGRKTANLILAGSTGAGVGLLAWAVLTRPHESISGFFMDWSLPGGGGANVVNVILVDFRGFDTLGEITVLAVAAVGIYALIDTLRLASPGADMDGRPWCLERHPLILSQMTRFLLPLALLVSVFLFLRGHNAPGGGFIAGLVTAVALILQYMASGIAWAQNQWRKDFHTIIAWGVLIAAGTGLGSLIFGHPFLTSAFGHFHLPLVGEFELASAMFFDLGVFLAVVGVIMLILANLGKLARHGSGQRGKA is encoded by the coding sequence ATGAACATCCTTTTCATCGTCCTCGTCCCTCTCATTGGAGCCGTGCTCCCACCCCTGGCCATCAGGCTGGGCCGACGGGTATGTGCCTGGACCACCGGGGCCGTGGCCGCCGTCTCCATCGGACTGGCCCTCTCCTGCCTTGCCTCGGTCTTCGATGGGCATCCCCCGACGGTGGTCTGGCCGTGGCTGCCACGATTTGGGCTGGACATCGCCCTGCGCATGGACGGTCTGGCCGCCATGTTCGTCCTGCTCGTCTCGGGCATCGGTCTTCTGGTCATCTTGTACGCCCGCTACTACCTTTCGGAAAAGGACCCCATGGGGCGTCTCTACGGACAGCTCCTCCTGTTCATGAGCGCCATGCTCGGGGTGGCCCTGGCCGACAACCTCCTGCTCCTCGTGATCTTCTGGGAGCTGACCTCCATCTCGTCGTTTCTGCTCATCGGCTACTGGAATCACCGCGCGGACGCCCGCCAGGGGGCCCGCATGGCCCTCATCGTCACTGGAGCCGGAGGCCTGGCCCTGCTGGCCGGGTTGCTCCTTCTCGGTCAGATGGCCGGAACCTTCCAGATTTCAATGCTCCTCGAACGGGGCGACCTCATCCGCAGCCATCCCCTCTACACCCCGGCCCTGATCCTTATCCTCGTCGGAGCCTTCACCAAATCGGCCCAGTTTCCCTTCCACTTCTGGCTGCCCCGGGCCATGGCCGCCCCGACCCCCATCAGCGCCTACCTCCACTCGGCGACCATGGTCAAAGCCGGGGTCTTTCTCCTGGCCCGGCTCTACCCGGTCCTGTCCGGCACGGACCTCTGGTTCTTCCTCGTCGCCGGGGTCGGCCTGGCCACCCTGCTCACCGGCGCGGTCATCGCCCTGTTCCAGCACGACCTGAAGGGCCTCCTGGCCTATTCCACCGTCAGCCACCTGGGGCTCATCGTCCTCCTTTTTGGTCTGGACACCCCCCTGGCCGCCGTGGCCGGAGTCTTCCACATCATCAACCACGCCACCTTCAAGGCCTCCCTGTTCATGGCCGCCGGGATCATCGACCACGAAACCGGGACCCGGGACATGCGCCGCCTGAACGGCCTGTGGAAGTACATGCCCCACACCGCCGCCCTGGCCATGATCGCCTCGGCGGCCATGGCCGGCGTGCCCCTGCTGAACGGGTTTCTGTCCAAGGAGATGTTCTTCGCCGAAACCCTGCACGAAAATCTCCTCGGACCCATGGGCTGGATCGTGCCGACAGGGGCCGTCCTGGCCGGTGTCTTTGCCGTGGCCTATTCGGCCAGGTTCATCCACGACGTCTTCTTCAACGGCGAGCCCCGTGACCTACCCAAGTATCCTCCCCACGAACCTCCCCGGTTCATGAAGATTCCGGTGGAGATCCTGGCCATCCTCTGCCTGGTGGTGGGCATTCTCCCGGTCCAGACCATGGGTCCGTTCCTGCACCTGGCCGCCGCCAGCGTCGTGGGCGGGCCCCTGCCCCCGTACAGCCTGGCCATCTGGCACGGGTTCAACCTGCCGCTGCTCATGAGCTTCCTGGCCCTGGCCGGCGGCCTTGGCCTCTACGCCTGCAGACATCCCCTCTTCACCTTCCGGGAAAGGATGAAGACCGTTCCCGACGCGGCCAAATACTTCTGGTCGGCGGAAGGGGCCTTGACCCGGACGGCCCGAGTCCTGACCCGTTTCGCGGACGACGGAACCCTCTGGAGGCCCACGGCCCTCCTTCTGGCCTCCGCGGCCCTGGCCATGATCTGGCCCCTTGCCGGGGGAACCATCACCGGACCCGTCCCGGCCCAGGGGCTGGACCCCCTGACTGTTCTGGGGGGTTTGATCCTCATGGCCGGAGCCCTGACCACTGTGGTCTGGCATGGCCACCGCCTGGCTGCGGTCGTCGCCCTGAGCGTGGTCGGCCTGGTCATGTCCTTGACCTTTGTCCGCTTTTCGGCCCCGGATCTGGCCCTGACCCAGCTCTCCGTGGAGGTGGTAACCATCATGCTCCTCCTCCTGGCCCTCTTCTTCCTCCCCCAGCGGGAGGCCCCGTCCACGCCATGCGGCCGAAAGACGGCCAATCTGATCCTGGCCGGTTCCACCGGGGCAGGGGTGGGCCTGCTGGCCTGGGCCGTTCTGACCCGGCCCCACGAGTCCATCTCGGGATTCTTCATGGACTGGAGCCTGCCCGGTGGAGGCGGGGCCAACGTGGTCAACGTCATTTTGGTCGACTTTCGCGGCTTCGACACCCTGGGCGAGATCACGGTCCTGGCCGTGGCCGCCGTGGGCATCTACGCCCTTATCGACACACTGAGGCTCGCCTCGCCCGGGGCCGACATGGACGGCCGACCCTGGTGCCTGGAACGCCACCCCCTGATCCTGTCCCAGATGACCCGGTTCCTGCTGCCCCTGGCCCTGCTGGTCTCGGTCTTTCTCTTCCTTCGCGGACACAACGCCCCGGGCGGGGGCTTCATCGCCGGACTGGTCACGGCCGTGGCCCTCATCCTCCAGTACATGGCCAGCGGCATCGCCTGGGCCCAGAACCAATGGAGAAAAGATTTTCACACCATCATCGCCTGGGGCGTGCTCATCGCCGCGGGCACCGGACTAGGGAGCCTCATCTTCGGCCACCCCTTCCTGACCTCGGCCTTTGGCCATTTCCATCTCCCGCTCGTGGGCGAATTCGAACTGGCCAGCGCCATGTTCTTCGATCTCGGGGTCTTTTTGGCCGTGGTCGGGGTGATCATGCTCATCCTGGCCAATCTGGGGAAACTGGCCCGGCACGGATCCGGGCAAAGGGGGAAGGCCTGA